AAAGTGGCGGACACCACGGGAGCCGGAGACTATTTTGCCGCCGGCTTTTTATATGGGCTTACCTGCGGCTATTCATTGGAAAAATGTGCCGGAATAGGCTCCATCCTTTCCGGGGATGTAATTCAGGTCATAGGCACGGAATTGCCGGAAGCGCAGTGGGAGAGGATAAAGAAAGAAATCAGTGAGTTGTAAGACTATAATAATTGATCAATATGAAAAGATTTTTAAAGATGCGCTGGATGGTTGTTCTGCTGGTTGTGGCGGGTGCTGTCTGCTTTCTGAGTTTCAAGAGTGGCGACAGCCGCAGTTTTCGGATAGCCAAGAATCTGGATATATTCAATTCCATTGTGAAAGAACTGGATATGTTCTACGTGGATACGATTGATCCTGACAAGACCATCCGCGAGGGTATAGATGCCATGCTTTATTCGCTCGACCCTTATACCAATTACTTTCCGGAAGAAGACCAGAGCGAACTGGAACAGATGCTGAAGAACTCTTACGGTGGTATCGGTTCGATCATTACATGGAGTACGAAGCTGAAACGCTCCATGATAGCTGAACCGTATGAGAATATGCCTGCTGCCAATGTGGGATTGAAAGCCGGTGACATCCTGATGGAAATTGACGGGAAAGACCTTGCGGGAAAGAACAACCAGGAAGTCAGCGAGATGCTTCGCGGACAAGTGGGAACCAGCTTTAAGCTGAAAGTGCAGCGTCCCGGTACGGAGAAACCGTTGGTGTTCGATATTGTGCGCCGTTCCATCCAGTTGCCTCTTATCCCTTATAGCACGGTGCTGGACGGTAAAATCGGATATATCAACCTCAGTACTTTCTCCGGTAATCCCTCAAAGGAATTCAAGCAGGTTTTTCTGGACTTGAAGAAAAAAGGCATTACTTCTTTGGTGATAGACCTGCGCAACAACGGCGGAGGATTGCTGGATGAAGCTGTGGAAATAGCGAATTTCTTCCTTCCCCGTGGCAAAACCCTTGTGACTACAAAAGGAAAAATCAAGCAGGCCAGCAGTTCATACAAGACTCTGCGAGAGCCTCTGGATTTGGAAATTCCTTTGGCAGTGCTGGTAAACAGTGGAACGGCTTCTTCTTCGGAGATTCTGGCCGGTTCTTTGCAGGATCTTGACCGTGCCGTAATAATCGGTAGCCGGACTTTTGGCAAGGGATTGGTGCAAACTCCACGCCCATTGCCTTATGGGGGGACGATGAAAATCACCACGTCCAAATATTATATTCCAAGCGGGCGCTGCGTGCAGGCCATAGATTACAAACACCGTAATGAGGACGGCAGTGTGGGACGTATTCCCGACAGTCTGACTACCGTATTCCATACCGCAGCCGGGCGTGAAGTGCGCGATGGCGGGGGAGTCAGTCCTGATATTGCCGTGAAACAGGAGAAATTGCCTAATATCCTGTTCTATCTGGTGAATGATAATTTGATTTTTGATTATGCAACCCGGTAC
Above is a window of Bacteroides helcogenes P 36-108 DNA encoding:
- a CDS encoding S41 family peptidase, translated to MKRFLKMRWMVVLLVVAGAVCFLSFKSGDSRSFRIAKNLDIFNSIVKELDMFYVDTIDPDKTIREGIDAMLYSLDPYTNYFPEEDQSELEQMLKNSYGGIGSIITWSTKLKRSMIAEPYENMPAANVGLKAGDILMEIDGKDLAGKNNQEVSEMLRGQVGTSFKLKVQRPGTEKPLVFDIVRRSIQLPLIPYSTVLDGKIGYINLSTFSGNPSKEFKQVFLDLKKKGITSLVIDLRNNGGGLLDEAVEIANFFLPRGKTLVTTKGKIKQASSSYKTLREPLDLEIPLAVLVNSGTASSSEILAGSLQDLDRAVIIGSRTFGKGLVQTPRPLPYGGTMKITTSKYYIPSGRCVQAIDYKHRNEDGSVGRIPDSLTTVFHTAAGREVRDGGGVSPDIAVKQEKLPNILFYLVNDNLIFDYATRYCLKHPTVPAPEKFEITDADYATFKEMVKNADFKYDQQTEKILKNLKEMAEFEGYLADASGEFKALEKKLTHNLDRDLDHFSKEIKGMIAVEIIKRYYYQRGSIIEQLKDDDDLKEAVKILESPVEYKKMLSAPEMPAAK